The Dethiosulfovibrio russensis genome window below encodes:
- a CDS encoding homoserine dehydrogenase gives MELGIALVGFGNVAQGLARILIRKRDLLTIRYGIIPVVKAVVTGSKGTLWDPSGLDLEAVLDSMANLKNLSGVSALPATLDEILKGDEISVVVDTTPTDLVTGEPGLSIIKRAIESGKHVVSSSKGPVSVALPELTDLASRHGVAYRFEGALLSGTPSINLAMEAMAGCDVVKVQGIVNGTTNYILTRMEEGMGYEDALSEAQDRGYAEADPSGDVDGWDAAVKAQIIASVIMGEPISLDQVERRGISEISRDDVIAALDRGNRIKLIAQVERRGRDVIASVSPMELPLDHPLAGVMGATNAITYETDNLKDVTIVGPGAGREETGQALLADLLAIFRERGGLVVRRSA, from the coding sequence ATGGAGTTGGGAATAGCTTTGGTCGGTTTTGGAAACGTCGCCCAGGGGCTCGCCAGGATATTGATCAGAAAGAGGGATCTTCTGACCATCAGATACGGCATAATCCCGGTCGTAAAGGCAGTGGTAACCGGATCGAAGGGAACCCTTTGGGATCCTTCCGGGCTGGACCTGGAGGCAGTTCTCGATTCCATGGCTAACCTGAAAAACCTGTCCGGGGTATCCGCCCTTCCCGCCACTCTCGACGAGATCCTAAAGGGAGACGAGATATCGGTGGTGGTGGATACCACTCCTACCGATCTAGTTACGGGGGAGCCGGGGCTCTCCATAATAAAGAGGGCTATAGAATCGGGGAAACACGTGGTCAGTTCCAGCAAGGGGCCGGTATCGGTTGCTCTGCCTGAGTTGACCGACCTTGCCAGCAGACATGGAGTGGCCTACCGTTTCGAGGGAGCCCTTCTCAGCGGAACTCCGTCCATCAACCTGGCGATGGAGGCAATGGCCGGTTGCGACGTCGTGAAGGTTCAGGGTATAGTAAACGGTACGACCAACTACATCCTGACCAGGATGGAGGAGGGCATGGGATACGAGGATGCCCTCTCGGAGGCTCAGGACAGGGGATATGCCGAGGCCGATCCGTCCGGCGACGTCGACGGATGGGATGCGGCGGTAAAAGCCCAGATAATAGCGTCGGTCATAATGGGAGAGCCCATATCGTTGGACCAGGTCGAAAGGCGTGGAATATCGGAGATATCCCGAGACGACGTGATCGCCGCCCTGGATAGAGGAAATCGAATAAAGCTTATAGCGCAGGTCGAGCGGAGGGGGCGGGATGTGATAGCTTCGGTGTCTCCAATGGAGCTTCCTTTGGATCACCCTCTGGCCGGAGTCATGGGAGCCACCAACGCCATCACCTACGAGACCGACAACCTGAAGGACGTCACTATAGTTGGTCCCGGGGCTGGAAGAGAGGAGACCGGCCAGGCGCTTCTGGCCGACCTGCTTGCTATATTCAGGGAAAGGGGCGGTTTGGTTGTCCGCAGAT
- a CDS encoding aspartate-semialdehyde dehydrogenase — MRVAVLGATGLVGKEMIATLEARCFPVDDFRPLSSPRSAGTKVRFDGRDWEVQAVSPEGFDGVDVAIFSAGGDASRKWAPVAAERGAVVVDNSSAWRMDPQVPLVVPEINKKAVEDRPKGIIANPNCSTIHGVMALYPLHKEAGLSRMIVTTLQSVSGSGWKALVELEDESRMVLDGNVEGADERASVYPHRIAFGAVPQVGSFDDQGYTDEEWKMVNESRKIMGAPELKVDCTCTRVPVMRGHSLSITAQFERKISPSEARAILADAPGIVLKDDPSSSIYPLATDAAGTDPVYVGRIRESLSLENGLDLWVASDNIRKGAALNAVQIAELLA, encoded by the coding sequence ATGCGCGTAGCTGTTTTGGGAGCGACAGGACTGGTCGGCAAGGAGATGATCGCCACCTTGGAGGCCCGATGCTTCCCGGTGGATGATTTCAGACCTCTCTCCTCCCCTAGGTCGGCCGGAACAAAGGTGAGATTCGACGGTCGGGATTGGGAAGTGCAGGCGGTGTCACCCGAGGGATTCGACGGTGTAGACGTGGCCATATTCTCCGCCGGAGGGGATGCCTCGAGAAAATGGGCTCCTGTAGCGGCTGAGAGGGGCGCGGTCGTCGTGGACAACAGCTCTGCCTGGCGCATGGATCCTCAGGTTCCCTTGGTCGTCCCGGAGATAAACAAAAAGGCTGTGGAGGATCGTCCCAAGGGTATAATAGCCAATCCGAACTGTTCTACCATACACGGTGTGATGGCCCTATACCCGCTCCATAAAGAGGCCGGCTTAAGCAGGATGATAGTCACGACGTTGCAGTCGGTGTCGGGATCGGGATGGAAGGCCTTGGTGGAGCTGGAGGACGAGAGCAGGATGGTGCTCGACGGGAACGTCGAGGGGGCGGACGAAAGGGCCTCCGTCTACCCTCACAGGATAGCCTTCGGCGCAGTTCCTCAGGTAGGAAGCTTCGACGATCAGGGATACACCGACGAAGAATGGAAGATGGTCAACGAATCCAGGAAGATAATGGGGGCTCCGGAACTTAAGGTCGACTGCACCTGCACCAGGGTTCCGGTGATGAGAGGGCACTCTCTTTCCATAACGGCCCAGTTCGAAAGAAAAATATCTCCCTCCGAGGCTCGAGCGATACTGGCCGATGCTCCGGGAATAGTTTTGAAGGACGATCCGTCCTCATCGATCTACCCTCTGGCCACCGATGCAGCCGGAACCGATCCGGTCTATGTGGGCAGGATAAGGGAGAGCCTCTCTCTGGAGAACGGACTGGATCTTTGGGTCGCTTCGGACAACATACGAAAGGGAGCGGCGTTGAACGCCGTTCAGATCGCCGAACTTTTGGCGTAG
- a CDS encoding aspartate kinase, protein MERDGQRVVLKFGGSSVGSAEKIRAVSERISGFLERGCKVAVVVSAMGDTTDRLLELAHSVAPDGPCPRELDQLLATGEQQSIALLSMALRNLGIDSRSFSGSQAGFRAFGRHGEGRIKTVDPRRVVSCMDRNVVAVVAGFQGIDENGDVITLGRGGSDLSAIALAAALEAESCYIFTDVDGIYTADPRVVEKAYKLDNLSWDECLEMTVAGAKVLQARSVEMAIRSGINVCVASSFDERKEGTWIMRDCIEEKAAVRAVSQDDDAARVAFDGCCDPCNVARRLSDRGIVAQLVVQDGRAIFLIRRSRLEETLRICGELNVSGLRWEEGLSRVSIIGAGLANHPEVSSQILSVLEEIGVKVEMLLPSAMSVTCVVKASDGKETVRALHGRFLEGGFVLCA, encoded by the coding sequence ATGGAAAGGGATGGCCAACGGGTCGTACTGAAATTCGGCGGAAGCTCCGTCGGTTCGGCGGAGAAGATAAGAGCCGTTTCGGAGAGGATATCGGGATTCTTGGAGAGAGGTTGCAAGGTCGCGGTAGTCGTCTCGGCCATGGGAGACACCACCGACAGATTGCTCGAGCTCGCTCATTCCGTCGCCCCCGACGGACCCTGTCCAAGGGAGCTGGATCAGCTTCTGGCTACGGGGGAACAGCAGTCCATAGCCCTGTTGAGCATGGCCTTGAGGAACCTTGGTATAGATAGCAGATCCTTTTCCGGATCTCAGGCCGGTTTTAGGGCCTTCGGCCGTCACGGCGAGGGGCGCATTAAGACCGTGGATCCTCGCAGGGTCGTCTCCTGTATGGACCGGAACGTGGTCGCGGTGGTGGCGGGATTTCAGGGAATAGACGAGAACGGAGACGTAATAACCCTGGGACGGGGAGGCTCTGATCTTTCCGCCATAGCACTTGCGGCGGCATTGGAAGCCGAAAGCTGCTACATATTTACCGACGTGGATGGAATATACACGGCCGATCCCAGGGTAGTGGAAAAAGCTTACAAGCTGGACAACCTCTCCTGGGACGAATGCCTGGAGATGACAGTGGCTGGAGCCAAGGTACTTCAGGCGAGAAGCGTGGAGATGGCTATAAGGAGTGGCATAAACGTGTGTGTCGCCTCCAGTTTCGACGAGAGAAAGGAAGGGACCTGGATCATGAGGGATTGCATAGAGGAAAAAGCCGCAGTGAGGGCAGTATCCCAGGACGACGACGCAGCCAGGGTCGCTTTCGACGGTTGTTGTGATCCGTGTAACGTCGCCCGTAGGCTTTCCGACAGAGGTATAGTGGCTCAGCTGGTCGTTCAGGACGGAAGGGCCATCTTCCTCATAAGGCGGAGCAGGCTTGAGGAAACCCTAAGGATCTGTGGCGAGTTGAATGTCTCGGGATTGCGTTGGGAAGAGGGGCTTTCCAGGGTCTCCATAATAGGCGCCGGGCTTGCAAACCATCCGGAGGTCTCCTCTCAGATATTGTCGGTTCTGGAGGAAATTGGGGTCAAGGTGGAGATGCTTCTGCCCTCGGCCATGTCGGTTACCTGCGTCGTAAAGGCTTCCGATGGAAAAGAGACGGTCCGTGCGCTTCACGGACGATTTTTAGAGGGAGGGTTCGTACTATGCGCGTAG
- a CDS encoding molecular chaperone DnaJ, which translates to MKYDPETMKVKLCKKCKGLGFAIGKSGEKFGCPECSGSGRVVMKVLKDEFALDELNENLTFDKETMKVRVCKSCAGLGAFIYGPDDSRPCQDCGGTGRIVVQQISTEYQLHHLDEFEE; encoded by the coding sequence ATGAAGTACGATCCGGAGACCATGAAGGTCAAGCTGTGCAAGAAATGCAAAGGACTCGGTTTCGCCATAGGGAAAAGCGGCGAGAAGTTCGGCTGTCCCGAGTGTAGCGGATCCGGCCGAGTTGTGATGAAGGTGCTTAAAGACGAATTCGCCCTGGACGAGTTGAACGAAAATCTGACGTTCGACAAAGAGACTATGAAAGTCCGGGTGTGTAAAAGCTGTGCCGGTCTGGGAGCCTTCATATACGGTCCCGACGACAGTCGTCCCTGTCAGGATTGCGGTGGAACCGGGCGGATAGTGGTCCAGCAGATATCCACAGAGTATCAGCTTCATCATCTTGACGAATTCGAGGAGTGA
- the cobT gene encoding nicotinate mononucleotide-dependent phosphoribosyltransferase CobT has protein sequence MERYHRERSSAMFILVVGSTDISKIPGISAAGANLEVLPYTAPADADMIWWGRPRVVDWVPLDPQGHPTPAIITRAARIESDFPVTLVKAGTSVAPKAPYVETGATPGLNPGKTTSLPDGEELFERGRELARTLSLDDGPLVIGESVPGGTTTASLVLDALGYRGMVSSAGPENPTDLKRRLRDEAFLRLGIKQGGLADKGLIALKELGDPMQPIVAGLISGAPRGKEIVLAGGTQMLAVAAATRHMGISRPITVATTCYVTRDESADFNGLAEAIGVSTWSAPLDFSDSPWTGLSDYEKGYVKEGAGAGGAVWYAERLGVSTSQVISRTKKLYGAMVETNV, from the coding sequence ATGGAACGATACCACAGAGAGAGGAGTTCTGCCATGTTCATCCTAGTCGTAGGATCGACGGATATAAGCAAAATACCGGGAATCTCAGCAGCGGGAGCAAATCTGGAGGTGCTTCCCTACACCGCTCCAGCCGACGCCGACATGATCTGGTGGGGAAGGCCCAGGGTGGTGGATTGGGTACCTCTGGACCCTCAGGGACATCCGACCCCGGCCATAATAACCAGAGCCGCCAGGATCGAAAGCGATTTTCCAGTGACGTTAGTGAAAGCCGGAACATCGGTTGCTCCCAAGGCCCCTTACGTGGAGACCGGTGCAACTCCGGGATTGAACCCCGGCAAAACGACGTCACTTCCGGACGGAGAGGAACTATTTGAAAGAGGCCGGGAATTGGCCCGAACCTTATCCTTAGACGATGGCCCACTGGTGATAGGAGAATCGGTCCCGGGAGGTACCACGACGGCTTCATTGGTCCTGGATGCCCTGGGATACAGGGGTATGGTCTCCTCCGCAGGCCCTGAAAACCCGACCGATCTCAAACGCCGACTGAGAGACGAAGCCTTTTTGCGACTGGGAATAAAACAGGGAGGTCTGGCGGATAAAGGACTTATAGCCTTGAAGGAATTGGGAGACCCTATGCAACCCATAGTGGCAGGGCTGATATCGGGAGCCCCCAGGGGGAAAGAGATCGTGTTGGCAGGAGGAACCCAGATGTTGGCCGTCGCGGCGGCGACAAGACACATGGGAATATCCAGGCCTATCACTGTGGCCACCACCTGCTACGTGACAAGAGACGAGAGCGCGGACTTCAACGGTCTGGCCGAGGCGATAGGAGTGAGTACATGGTCGGCACCTCTGGATTTCTCCGATTCGCCCTGGACGGGATTGAGCGACTACGAAAAGGGATACGTCAAGGAAGGAGCGGGGGCGGGAGGCGCCGTTTGGTACGCCGAGAGACTCGGGGTCTCCACCTCTCAGGTAATATCCAGGACAAAAAAGCTCTACGGCGCTATGGTCGAAACGAATGTATAA
- a CDS encoding NAD(P)/FAD-dependent oxidoreductase: MRYDAIIVGSGPAGIFAAMELVKTEKKVLILDKGKLIKDRICPIIAGKATSCINCPICSVVSGWGGAGSASDGKLTITTGFGGNLEEYIGESALLELIESVDSTFVEHGADPNYYEPKGDMVKETIRRAASVGIKVLPAKIRHIGTDASREVLDNMYNTLKDQCDIKMNTFVEDIVVEDGEAKGVILKDGTRYEADTVIATPGRDGASWLEKVVRRLELPIASMPVDIGVRVEVPDSVCQDLTEDFYEVKCLYNTPTFDDRCRTFCMNPSGYVVSEYNKGHDLVTVNGHSLKNTKSNNTNFSILVTKNFTHPFQDPIGYATHIARLANMLAGGGILVQRLGDLKDGRRSTTSRIDRGMIEQTGSAEPGDLSLVLPHRHMTDIVEFLDALNVIMPGVNQNDTLLYGVEIKLYSLRIQLNDSLEVPSVKNLFMAGDGAGVSRGIIQAASSGIVAARSAIKAMG; this comes from the coding sequence ATGAGATACGACGCCATCATCGTCGGATCCGGTCCCGCTGGGATATTCGCGGCCATGGAGCTGGTGAAGACAGAGAAGAAAGTCCTCATTCTGGACAAGGGGAAACTCATAAAGGATAGGATCTGCCCGATAATAGCCGGCAAGGCCACCTCCTGCATAAATTGCCCCATCTGTAGCGTCGTCTCCGGCTGGGGAGGAGCCGGTTCCGCATCGGACGGGAAACTAACCATAACCACCGGTTTCGGGGGGAACCTGGAGGAATACATCGGTGAATCCGCCCTTCTAGAGCTGATAGAGTCGGTGGACTCCACCTTCGTGGAACACGGAGCCGATCCAAACTACTACGAGCCTAAGGGTGACATGGTCAAGGAAACCATCAGAAGAGCCGCCAGCGTAGGCATAAAGGTGCTTCCCGCAAAAATCCGACATATAGGCACGGACGCTTCCCGAGAGGTTCTTGACAACATGTACAACACCCTCAAGGATCAATGCGACATAAAGATGAACACCTTCGTGGAAGACATCGTCGTGGAGGACGGAGAGGCAAAGGGAGTGATCCTGAAGGACGGCACAAGATACGAGGCCGACACCGTCATAGCCACCCCCGGGCGGGACGGAGCCTCCTGGCTGGAAAAGGTGGTTCGTAGGCTGGAGCTTCCTATAGCCTCCATGCCGGTGGACATAGGGGTGAGGGTAGAGGTCCCCGACAGCGTATGTCAGGACCTGACCGAGGACTTCTACGAGGTGAAGTGCCTCTATAACACTCCGACCTTCGACGACCGCTGCCGTACATTCTGCATGAATCCGTCGGGATACGTGGTTTCGGAGTACAACAAGGGACACGACCTAGTGACGGTGAACGGACACAGTCTAAAAAACACGAAGTCGAACAACACCAACTTCTCCATCCTGGTGACGAAGAACTTCACCCATCCGTTCCAGGATCCCATAGGCTACGCCACCCATATAGCCAGGCTAGCGAACATGTTGGCTGGAGGGGGAATATTGGTCCAGAGACTGGGCGATCTCAAGGACGGCAGAAGGTCCACCACGTCCAGGATCGATAGAGGCATGATCGAACAGACCGGATCGGCCGAACCGGGAGACCTGAGCCTGGTGCTCCCCCACAGGCATATGACCGACATAGTGGAATTCCTGGACGCACTGAACGTCATAATGCCGGGGGTCAACCAAAACGACACGCTCCTGTACGGAGTAGAGATAAAGCTGTACTCATTGCGGATACAGCTAAATGACTCTCTGGAGGTTCCGTCCGTTAAAAATCTGTTCATGGCAGGAGACGGAGCGGGGGTAAGCAGAGGGATCATACAGGCCGCCTCCAGCGGCATCGTGGCGGCCCGATCGGCGATAAAAGCCATGGGATAA
- the tsaA gene encoding tRNA (N6-threonylcarbamoyladenosine(37)-N6)-methyltransferase TrmO — protein sequence MREKHEIEPLGVIRSPYKSKEEIPRQGHFKPEVEAVAVLDEKWREGMKGLDCCDRLIFLFLFDRSEGAKLTANAHWLDGEKGVFATRSPNRPNGIGMTEVEVISVEGLEICFRGPDMLDGTPLIDIKPVVDTSRSND from the coding sequence ATGAGGGAAAAACACGAGATAGAGCCTTTGGGGGTGATAAGATCCCCCTATAAGAGCAAAGAGGAAATACCCCGTCAGGGCCATTTCAAGCCGGAAGTGGAGGCTGTGGCCGTCCTCGATGAAAAATGGAGAGAGGGCATGAAAGGTCTTGATTGCTGTGATAGGTTGATCTTTCTCTTCCTGTTCGATCGTTCCGAAGGAGCGAAACTGACCGCTAACGCTCACTGGCTGGACGGCGAGAAGGGAGTATTCGCCACCAGGAGTCCGAACCGGCCTAATGGCATAGGTATGACCGAGGTGGAGGTGATCTCGGTAGAAGGATTGGAGATCTGTTTCAGAGGTCCCGACATGCTGGATGGGACCCCGCTGATAGACATAAAACCGGTGGTGGATACAAGCAGATCCAACGATTAG
- a CDS encoding ABC transporter ATP-binding protein gives MLLKVEKLGFRWGKDWVFRDISFSLSSGEMLAVMGPNGVGKTTLLRCLNGILKPHEGVVSIDGVEVSSMSREDIARAMGYVPQFTQPQRMTVFDSVLLGRRPHLGWSVTDKDLNVVESVLSLLDLGPFRLRYLDRLSGGERQKVAVARALVQDPSVLLLDEPTASLDMKNRLELMDIVAHVVHGHGLAAVTTIHDVNGAMRYADRCLFLKGGKVERCCAPMEVSVSTIREVYDVEVDILDHRGVPVVVPGGVGR, from the coding sequence ATGTTGCTAAAGGTCGAAAAACTCGGTTTCCGTTGGGGTAAGGACTGGGTTTTCAGGGACATCTCCTTTTCCCTGTCTTCCGGCGAGATGCTCGCCGTCATGGGGCCTAACGGGGTAGGAAAGACCACCTTGCTCCGATGTCTGAACGGCATACTGAAACCTCACGAGGGGGTTGTCTCGATTGACGGAGTGGAGGTATCGTCCATGTCCAGGGAGGATATCGCCAGGGCCATGGGCTACGTCCCTCAGTTCACCCAGCCTCAGAGGATGACGGTGTTCGATTCGGTCCTCCTGGGCAGAAGGCCTCATCTCGGCTGGTCCGTCACCGATAAGGACCTTAACGTGGTGGAGAGCGTCTTATCCCTTCTGGATCTGGGGCCATTCAGACTTCGCTATCTGGACAGGCTTAGCGGAGGGGAGAGACAGAAGGTCGCTGTGGCCAGGGCTCTGGTCCAGGATCCGTCGGTCCTCTTGTTGGACGAGCCCACGGCTAGCCTGGACATGAAAAACCGCCTCGAGCTCATGGATATAGTGGCCCACGTGGTTCACGGCCACGGCCTGGCGGCTGTGACGACAATACACGATGTGAACGGAGCCATGAGATATGCCGACAGGTGTCTCTTCCTTAAGGGAGGAAAGGTGGAGCGATGCTGCGCTCCGATGGAGGTATCTGTCTCGACCATAAGGGAAGTGTACGACGTGGAGGTGGACATTTTGGACCATCGGGGGGTCCCCGTGGTCGTTCCAGGAGGTGTCGGAAGATGA
- a CDS encoding FecCD family ABC transporter permease — protein sequence MHLDRVEVSLSYKKYAGKKRLFLLGLIALTLSAFMLSLSVGVSGMTVSQVIRGLLGLSEGRESLILWNIRLPQAIAAVVAGAGLSLSGVAMQAILRNPLGSPFTLGFSHAGAFGAALTVMLIGNLSERAPYWLLSFGPGIVAIGAFCFCMVATAVILAISATRGAAPETMVLCGVALGSLFTAGTMFLQYFADDVQLAAIVFWTFGDLARADWQDLAVMTAVLLPAGGYFFLRRWDFNAVEAGDETARGLGVDVSRLRLRGLVISALIVSITVSYLGVIGFVGLVCPHAIRRMIGDDYRYLVPASAVAGALLLLLADTAARQILSPHVLPVAVLTSFLGAPAFLWLLLRGGK from the coding sequence ATGCATCTGGACAGAGTCGAGGTCTCTCTTTCCTATAAAAAGTATGCCGGAAAAAAGCGGCTTTTCCTTTTGGGGCTCATCGCTTTGACCCTATCGGCTTTTATGTTGTCTCTCTCCGTGGGGGTCTCCGGGATGACGGTGTCCCAGGTTATCAGAGGGCTGCTGGGGTTGTCGGAGGGCAGGGAGTCCCTGATATTATGGAACATTCGGCTCCCTCAGGCTATCGCAGCCGTCGTTGCCGGAGCAGGGTTGTCCCTGTCGGGAGTGGCCATGCAGGCCATTCTCAGAAATCCCCTGGGCTCTCCCTTTACCCTGGGGTTTTCCCATGCCGGAGCTTTCGGTGCCGCCTTGACGGTCATGTTGATAGGGAATCTGTCTGAAAGAGCGCCTTACTGGCTTCTGTCCTTTGGTCCCGGCATCGTGGCGATCGGGGCATTTTGTTTCTGTATGGTAGCCACCGCGGTGATCCTGGCGATATCCGCGACGAGAGGAGCTGCTCCTGAGACCATGGTCCTCTGCGGCGTGGCCCTGGGGTCTTTGTTCACCGCCGGCACAATGTTTCTCCAGTACTTCGCCGACGACGTGCAGTTGGCCGCCATAGTGTTCTGGACCTTCGGGGACCTGGCCAGGGCCGACTGGCAGGATCTGGCCGTGATGACCGCCGTCCTGCTTCCCGCCGGAGGCTATTTCTTTCTTCGACGTTGGGACTTCAACGCAGTAGAGGCGGGAGACGAGACCGCACGGGGGTTGGGGGTTGACGTTTCCCGGTTGAGACTCAGAGGATTGGTGATCTCCGCCTTGATCGTTTCGATAACCGTATCCTATCTGGGGGTCATCGGTTTCGTAGGCTTGGTCTGTCCCCACGCTATAAGGAGGATGATAGGGGACGATTATCGCTATCTTGTTCCCGCCAGCGCCGTCGCCGGGGCGTTGCTCCTGCTTCTGGCCGACACCGCCGCCAGGCAGATCCTATCTCCCCATGTATTGCCTGTGGCGGTGCTGACCTCCTTTCTGGGAGCTCCCGCCTTCCTGTGGCTGTTGTTGAGAGGAGGAAAATGA
- a CDS encoding iron ABC transporter substrate-binding protein: MRRTVAFSIALFSMLWAVTSYAATVTDGLGRDVEVPDEVDRIICSGSGCLRLATYLRLEDKVVAVDSIERRTENFDARPYAIARPEYKTLPLFGEFRGNDSPELILSLDPAPQVIFKTGCTGDEAESLQSKTGIPVVALDYGNLAGKRRRLYESISIMGQVTDVSDRAKEVVNFFESVIEDLKTRTAGASIEGSAYVGGIAFRGPHGLLSTEPNYPPFLFSGVANVAAEGKGAKARHAVVSKEALLKWDPSFIFVDLSTITAVGGGALKELADDPLWRGLSAVEEGKIYGVLPYNWYTQNFGNILADAYFVGSLLFPDRFEDVDPGDKADQIYAFLVGEPVFSDLNDCFKGKVFRKLVPGEI, from the coding sequence TTGAGAAGAACTGTAGCCTTTTCCATCGCCTTATTTTCTATGCTTTGGGCTGTAACCTCTTACGCCGCCACTGTGACGGACGGATTGGGTAGAGATGTAGAGGTCCCCGACGAGGTAGACAGGATAATCTGTTCCGGATCGGGATGTCTCAGATTGGCCACCTATCTTCGACTGGAGGACAAAGTCGTTGCGGTTGACAGCATAGAGAGGAGAACTGAGAATTTCGACGCTAGACCTTACGCCATTGCCAGACCGGAATATAAGACCCTGCCGTTGTTCGGCGAGTTCAGAGGCAACGACAGTCCGGAGTTGATTCTCTCTCTGGATCCCGCCCCTCAGGTGATATTCAAAACCGGCTGCACCGGCGACGAAGCCGAAAGTCTCCAGTCCAAGACCGGTATTCCCGTCGTCGCCCTGGACTACGGAAATCTGGCAGGAAAGAGGCGGAGACTGTACGAGTCCATCTCCATAATGGGGCAGGTGACCGATGTTTCCGACAGGGCGAAGGAAGTGGTGAATTTCTTCGAATCCGTCATAGAAGACCTTAAAACGAGGACCGCTGGGGCTTCTATAGAGGGGTCCGCCTACGTGGGAGGAATAGCTTTCAGAGGTCCTCACGGATTGTTGTCCACAGAGCCTAATTATCCTCCCTTCTTGTTTTCCGGAGTGGCGAACGTGGCGGCAGAGGGCAAGGGGGCCAAGGCCAGACATGCGGTGGTCTCCAAGGAGGCCCTGTTGAAATGGGATCCGAGTTTCATCTTCGTCGATCTGTCCACCATAACGGCGGTCGGAGGGGGCGCTTTGAAGGAATTGGCCGATGATCCTCTGTGGAGAGGGCTCTCTGCCGTGGAGGAAGGCAAGATCTACGGGGTATTGCCCTATAACTGGTATACCCAGAACTTCGGCAACATCCTGGCGGACGCTTATTTCGTGGGTTCGTTGCTCTTTCCCGATCGATTCGAGGACGTGGATCCCGGAGATAAGGCCGACCAGATATACGCTTTTCTCGTCGGAGAACCGGTCTTCTCCGATTTGAACGATTGTTTTAAAGGCAAGGTATTCCGTAAGCTCGTGCCGGGAGAGATCTAA
- the nudC gene encoding NAD(+) diphosphatase has product MKENSFVFRGEEVLIPEMDGIELPRGLDYISTGKVDGVGTWRELHVETDLKGWRAVPRKGLWELIGEISFAKANRLYAEMDWRKNSRFCGRCGTPMKDGEDNGRVCPKCGYRIYPIISPAVIVAVERGNRILLAHNSAFPSGRYSVLAGFVDLGESLEETLKREIREEVGIEISDISYFDSQSWPFPRSLMVAFQARWASGEIEVDGKEIDSAGWFAPEDLPEIPGSVSVSRRLINDFIRRNS; this is encoded by the coding sequence TTGAAAGAGAACAGTTTCGTATTTCGAGGCGAAGAGGTGCTTATCCCGGAGATGGATGGGATCGAACTACCTCGGGGACTTGATTACATATCTACGGGAAAGGTCGATGGCGTGGGCACGTGGAGAGAGCTCCACGTGGAGACCGACCTGAAAGGGTGGAGGGCCGTACCTAGAAAGGGCCTGTGGGAACTGATAGGAGAGATATCCTTCGCGAAGGCCAATCGTCTCTACGCCGAGATGGATTGGCGTAAAAACAGCCGATTTTGCGGCAGATGCGGCACTCCCATGAAGGACGGAGAGGACAACGGCCGGGTCTGTCCGAAATGCGGTTACAGAATATACCCTATAATCTCCCCCGCCGTGATAGTCGCGGTGGAGAGGGGAAACCGTATTCTCCTGGCCCATAATTCGGCCTTTCCCTCCGGCAGGTACAGCGTCCTGGCGGGTTTCGTGGATCTGGGAGAAAGCCTGGAAGAAACCTTGAAGAGAGAGATCAGGGAGGAGGTCGGAATAGAGATATCGGACATAAGCTATTTCGACAGCCAATCGTGGCCATTTCCTAGATCACTAATGGTGGCCTTTCAGGCTCGATGGGCCTCCGGCGAGATAGAGGTCGACGGCAAGGAGATAGACAGTGCTGGCTGGTTCGCTCCCGAGGATCTTCCCGAGATCCCCGGAAGCGTCAGTGTATCACGAAGATTAATAAACGATTTTATCAGGAGAAACTCCTGA